GCGGATGGGACGCGTTGCCGCTCGAGCAGTTGCGCTGCAGCGGCTCCAGGATGTCCACATGCCGGACCCGAAGGACGTGCTCCACAAGTACGCCCACCAGCTCTCCGGTGGCCAGTGCCAGCGCGTGCTCATCGCGATGGCACTCATGGGTCACCCGGAGCTCCTCATCGCGGATGAACCGACAACTGCGCTTGACGTTTGCGTCCAGGCACAAGTCCTCGATCTTCTCCGTGAGCTCCAAGCCAAGCACGGACTCGCCATCCTCCTCATCACGCATGACATGGGCATCGTCGCGAAGGTCGCAGATGACGTCGCGGTCATGTACGCGGGGCGGATCGTCGAACGCGCGCCCGTTGCGGAGCTATTCCGAGATCCGAAGCATCCGTACACGACGGGCCTCCTCGCATCGGTTCCGGAACTTGGCAATTGCGATCGCCCGCTGACGGGCATTGATGGTCATCCACCGCGGCTCGAGGATCTCGTGGAGTTGTCCGGCTGCCGATTCGCAGAGCGATGTACCGCGGCGTGGATGGACTCCACGCGGTGTGTCGGCACCTATCCCCCAACCAAGGAATTGGCGCCCGGCCGGGCGTACAATTGCATTCAGTGAGGTGATCATGGCATCGTTCATTACCACGACCGATCTCGCGGTACACTACCCCATGCGTCGCGGGCTCTTCAGTCGCGTCCATGACATCACCCGCGCGGTCAATGGCGTTTCACTCGCCATCATCGCAGGGGAAACGCTGGGTCTCGTCGGCGAGAGTGGCTGCGGAAAGTCCACGCTCATCCGCACGCTCCTTCGCCTCATCCCACCAACGGGTGGACGCGTCGCCTACCACGATGCGGACATCGCGGAGCTCTCCGGAGATGACCTCGCGACATTCCGTCGGGACGTTGCGGTTATCTTCCAAGACCCCAACGGATCGTTAAATCCGCGGATGACGATCAGCGAGATTATCGCGGAACCGCTCCGCATTCACCGCTGCATCGGCGAACGGTCGGTGCGAACGGATGCGGACGTTGATGCCCGTGTCGTCGAGGTCATGGGATGGGTCGCGCTCGACGCAACACTGCGCACGC
The sequence above is drawn from the bacterium genome and encodes:
- a CDS encoding ABC transporter ATP-binding protein; translation: MVLEIDNLRVAIRTDRKTEDGHPVFVYPVDGIHLAIARGQTLCLVGESGCGKSMTALAIMGLLPLNARAKGSVRFHGTDLLTEKADAVRKLRGDRVAMIFQEPMTALHPSQTIGDQLAEVCIVHERMGRVAARAVALQRLQDVHMPDPKDVLHKYAHQLSGGQCQRVLIAMALMGHPELLIADEPTTALDVCVQAQVLDLLRELQAKHGLAILLITHDMGIVAKVADDVAVMYAGRIVERAPVAELFRDPKHPYTTGLLASVPELGNCDRPLTGIDGHPPRLEDLVELSGCRFAERCTAAWMDSTRCVGTYPPTKELAPGRAYNCIQ